From one Candoia aspera isolate rCanAsp1 chromosome 17, rCanAsp1.hap2, whole genome shotgun sequence genomic stretch:
- the LOC134506546 gene encoding growth/differentiation factor 15-like: MSHLLLLSLLLAGVPPGGTSEPWKGDLAREQALEFSAVTLNESCREETLQRARAITCQLLRLDRPPRLTASMTRQAREAWAKEATRSQDPSIGGEHLNITTNQTLLIRRGGCLQISQYVTLDDLGWQSWVLSPSSFIFTECLGCHCHRKKEEAQLHLWSQACGLQQPSHQAQVDAQQRRCCRQPKTLLPFVFLKEDGSLNIQTVRLMHDCHCRP; encoded by the exons ATGTCCCACCTGTtactcctgagcctcttgctggCCGGGGTGCCACCCGGGGGCACCTCCGAGCCCTGGAAGGGAGACCTTGCAAGAGAGCAGGCACTTGAATTTTCTGCCGTGACTCTCAACGAAAG CTGTCGGGAGGAAACTCTCCAGCGAGCGAGGGCCATTACGTGCCAGTTGCTGCGGTTAGATCGCCCGCCCCGGCTGACGGCCAGCATGACACGCCAGGCGCGAGAAGCATGGGCCAAGGAAGCCACACGGTCTCAGGACCCTTCCATCGGGGGAGAGCATCTTA ATATAACCACCAATCAGACACTGCTGATCCGAAGAGGGGGCTGCCTGCAGATCTCTCAGTACGTCACCCTGGATG ATCTTGGCTGGCAGAGCTGGGTGCTGAGCCCCAGTTCCTTCATCTTCACTGAATGCCTGGGGTGCCACTGCCACAGGAAGAAAGAAGAGGCTCAGCTGCACCTTTGGAGCCAGGCATGTGGCCTCCAGCAGCCAAGCCATCAAGCCCAGGTGGATGCCCAACAG aGACGCTGCTGTCGCCAGCCCAAGACTTTGCTCCCCTTCGTGTTCCTCAAAGAGGACGGCTCCTTGAACATCCAGACGGTCCGCCTGATGCACGATTGCCACTGCCGGCCCTGA
- the CTSW gene encoding cathepsin W — protein MWLANFAACLMLWGTWSSAFLANSTLPPDLGTIQLTQMFQDFMVKFNKTYHSQEEMLHRFKVFVQNLETSQALQDTELGTAQYGITLFSDLTESEFAKEFGNPVLQAPRLVATQPHSSPSKVPKSCDWRKAEAVLTVKYQGYCNCCWAFAAVSNVEALWKIHRNSCHSLSVQELIDCTYPSRGGCEGGFVWDALLYIFSSGLSTSTLYPYVERDQVCQKHRGRKLTKIDGYNLLPRDEKYIAEIVASQGPVTALMNQKIIQNYQKGIIQRSKEDCDPDRLDHAVLIVGFGEAKSRRGSWSGLYWIIQNSWGDHWGEQGYFRLHRGSNACGISKFATTAVLKNLGRQTPVACPP, from the exons ATGTGGCTGGCCAACTTCGCTGCTTGCCTGATGCTATGGGGGACATGGAGCTCTGCCTTTCTGGCCAATTCTACCCTCCCTCCAGATCTCGGCACG ATCCAGTTGACTCAGATGTTCCAGGATTTTATGGTTAAGTTCAACAAAACCTACCACAGCCAAGAAG AGATGCTCCACCGCTTCAAGGTCTTTGTACAAAACTTGGAGACAAGCCAGGCCCTGCAGGACACTGAGTTGGGGACAGCACAGTACGGGATCACCCTTTTCAGTGACTTGACAG AAAGTGAGTTTGCCAAGGAGTTTGGCAACCCCGTTTTGCAGGCCCCACGGCTTGTGGCAACGCAGCCACACAGCAGCCCCTCCAAGGTGCCCAAATCCTGCGACTGGAGGAAAGCGGAGGCTGTCCTCACAGTGAAGTACCAG GGATACTGCAATTGCTGTTGGGCCTTCGCAGCCGTCTCCAATGTAGAGGCCCTGTGGAAGATTCACCGGAATTCCTGCCACAGCCTCTCGGTGCAAG AACTCATTGACTGCACGTATCCTTCCAGAGGCGGCTGCGAGGGTGGCTTTGTCTGGGATGCACTTTTGTACATCTTCAGCA GTGGATTGTCAACAAGCACTCTCTACCCCTACGTCGAGAGAGACCAGGTCTGCCAAAAACACAGGGGTCGAAAGCTAACCAAGATTGACGGTTACAACTTACTTCCAAGGGATGAGAAAT ataTAGCTGAAATCGTTGCCTCCCAAGGGCCTGTAACAGCTCTCATGAACCAGAAAATCATTCAG AACTACCAGAAGGGTATCATTCAGAGGTCCAAGGAGGACTGTGACCCCGACAGGCTTGACCACGCGGTCCTTATTGTTGGCTTTGGTGAAG CCAAAAGTCGACGTGGCTCCTGGAGTGGACTGTACTGGATTATCCAGAACTCATGGGGAGACCACTGGGGAGAACAG GGTTATTTCCGGCTGCACCGTGGTTCCAACGCTTGTGGGATTAGCAAGTTTGCAACGACAGCGGTCCTCAAGAATTTGGGAAGACAGACGCCGGTTGCTTGTCCTCCATGA